A region from the Marinobacter sp. SS13-12 genome encodes:
- a CDS encoding L-threonylcarbamoyladenylate synthase has translation MKKPQQPLSDWHLHCARRTLLGGGVIAYPTEAVWGLGCDPWDPDAVERILELKQRPVEKGVILVAASVDQIRFLLDPLPRELQEKAVANWPGPVTCLLPDVLKQVPEQVRGRHSSIAVRVSDHPVVRALCETAGFPLVSTSCNPAGRQPARTSWQVRRYFEGQLDWLVPGQLGGNRQPSRIIDIVSGKQLR, from the coding sequence ATGAAAAAACCACAGCAACCTTTGTCTGACTGGCACCTTCATTGTGCCCGCCGCACCCTTCTTGGTGGTGGTGTTATTGCTTACCCTACCGAAGCTGTCTGGGGCCTGGGCTGCGACCCCTGGGATCCGGATGCAGTCGAGCGGATTCTTGAGCTGAAGCAGCGCCCGGTCGAGAAAGGCGTGATCCTTGTGGCCGCCTCTGTCGATCAGATACGGTTCCTGCTGGATCCGTTGCCACGGGAGCTGCAGGAAAAAGCCGTGGCCAACTGGCCGGGCCCGGTGACCTGTCTGTTGCCGGATGTCCTGAAACAGGTCCCGGAACAGGTAAGGGGGCGCCACAGCTCCATTGCGGTACGTGTCAGTGATCACCCGGTCGTGCGCGCTTTGTGCGAGACTGCGGGCTTCCCTCTGGTGTCCACGTCCTGCAACCCTGCTGGTCGTCAGCCGGCGCGAACCTCCTGGCAGGTGCGACGGTACTTCGAAGGGCAACTGGACTGGCTGGTGCCGGGGCAATTGGGCGGTAACCGCCAACCCAGCCGAATTATCGATATCGTCAGCGGAAAACAACTGCGTTAG
- the hemF gene encoding oxygen-dependent coproporphyrinogen oxidase: MPQQPDSNAVKQYLLGLQEQICQRLAEVDGKGSFETDAWDRPEGGGGISRVITEGAVFEKGGVNFSHVMGETMPASATAHRPHLAGAPWQAMGVSLVMHPFNPYVPTSHANVRFFVATPENAEPVYWFGGGYDLTPYYGFDEDCVAWHRVAKAACDPFGEQIYRQYKHWCDDYFYLKHRDEPRGVGGLFFDDHNTGDFGRDFALMQSVGDSFIEAYEPIVQRRKDTPWGDREREFQLYRRGRYVEFNLVYDRGTLFGLQSGGRTESILMSLPPLVRWEYRYTPEPGSEEARLTEHFLTGRDWLETANE, translated from the coding sequence ATGCCACAGCAACCCGACAGCAATGCCGTCAAACAGTACCTGCTGGGACTACAGGAGCAGATCTGCCAACGGCTGGCCGAGGTTGATGGCAAGGGCAGTTTCGAAACCGACGCCTGGGACCGGCCCGAGGGTGGCGGCGGCATCAGCCGGGTTATCACGGAGGGTGCGGTCTTCGAGAAGGGTGGGGTTAATTTCTCCCACGTCATGGGCGAAACCATGCCCGCCTCTGCCACCGCGCACCGGCCCCATCTCGCAGGTGCACCCTGGCAGGCCATGGGCGTGTCCCTGGTGATGCATCCTTTCAATCCCTACGTGCCGACATCCCACGCGAACGTGCGGTTTTTCGTGGCGACACCGGAAAATGCCGAACCGGTGTACTGGTTCGGCGGTGGCTATGATCTCACCCCCTATTACGGCTTCGATGAGGACTGCGTGGCGTGGCACCGGGTGGCGAAGGCAGCCTGCGATCCCTTCGGTGAGCAGATCTATCGCCAATACAAGCACTGGTGTGACGACTACTTTTACCTCAAGCACCGGGACGAGCCCCGGGGCGTTGGCGGGCTGTTTTTTGATGATCACAATACCGGGGATTTCGGCCGTGACTTTGCACTGATGCAATCCGTGGGCGATAGTTTCATTGAGGCCTATGAACCTATCGTTCAGCGGCGCAAAGATACGCCCTGGGGAGACCGCGAGCGGGAGTTTCAGCTGTATCGCCGTGGCCGCTACGTGGAATTCAACCTGGTGTATGACCGCGGCACCCTGTTTGGCCTGCAGTCCGGCGGCCGTACCGAATCCATCCTGATGTCATTACCCCCGCTGGTGCGCTGGGAATACCGGTATACGCCGGAGCCGGGCTCGGAAGAAGCACGGCTGACCGAGCATTTCCTCACCGGGCGGGACTGGCTGGAGACTGCCAATGAATAA